The genomic segment CTCCACGGCTTTATCTAGATCGTTCAAACAAAGATCGCGCTGTTTCATATGAAAGTAAGTTACCGCCCTTTCAAAATATGCATCCACATGAACATCATTCAACTCAATGGCTTTGCTTAAATCTTCTACTGATTTTTGCCATTGTTGCATACGTCGATAAACGATGGCTCTTTTCACCAATAAATCGGGCAAGTAATTATTCCCTTCGTTGATGAGTTGGTTGATCAGGGTCAAGAGTTCTTGAAATTTTTCTTCTCTTAGATATTGCTCAAATAGTTGATTTTCCATACCTGGACGTTTTTTTTAATATATCGTTTAATAGTGCCGGTCCTTGAAAAACAAAACCGGTGTATATTTGAACCAAATCTGCGCCGGCATCCAGTTTGCTGCAAGCGTCGTTGCCTGAAAAAATTCCGCCACATCCAATCAAAATCAACCTTTCACCTGCATATTTTTTTATTTCACGCAAAAGATGGGTCGATCGTTGGAACAATGGCTTTCCACTAAGACCACCGGATCCTATCTTTTCCAGTTTTTGAACGGGAGTTTTTAATCCTGTTCGGTCAAGGGTAGTATTGGAAACGACCAATCCGTCGATGTTCAAACGAATGGCCGCATCAGCCATTTCTATTGCTTGATCTTCGTTCAGATCAGGAGCAATTTTCACAAAAATAGGTTTGGTTTTTTGTTTATTTTTTTCTATTGCCCGGTAAACATTTACAAGTTCTTTCAAAAAATTTTCGTTTTGCAAATCCCGCAATCCCGGTGTATTGGGAGAACTAATATGTTAACAGTAAAGTAATCAACAAAATCAAACAATTTTTCAAAACATATTTTATAATCGTCAATCGCTTTTTCATTGGGAGTTGTTTTGTTTTTTCCAATATTTCCGCCGATGACCAACTTTCCCCTTTTTGCGGTAGTTTTTTAATCTTTCCACCACAACATCTACACCATCGTTGTTGAATCCCATACGGTTTATCATGGCTTCGTCGGAGGGCAAGCGAAACAAACGAGGTTTGGGGTTACCTTTTTGTGGCCTGGGAGTGACAGTACCTATTTCTACATGTCCAAAACCAAGTGCTTCCCATACATGGAGATATTGGGCATTTTTGTCAAAACCGGCAGCCAATCCCAAATGATTGTCGAAAGTTAAATTTTTGATTGAAAGAGGTTTATCGTAGTAATTGTTTTTGAATTTTTTTTTGATTAGATGTTTCAAAAAGGGAGTATTGACAGCCCATGACATTATTCCCATCGTCAGATGATGGGCGTATTCCGGATACAATAAAAACAATAATGGACGAAGGAAAAATCTGTAAAACATTCTACCGTAAAATTACCGTTTTGTCTTTGGGATACTGCACACTGAAAGAGAAATATATTTTCTTCTGTTCACCCGGACTTAGAGTTATTTTCCATTTCAAGATTCCGGTGGATGATTCCACCTGTGCTCCGGTAGTTTCGATGGATTCAACTTTAATGTTGGAATTCTTGCTCACAGGTATTTGATCGATGACTTCAATGGTTACCGGAATGTTGTGATTGTTTTTTAATTGAATTTCATAACCTAAGGTAACTTTTTTGTCGCGGCCCATATTGGCTTTTTCTGTTATATCTTTGACTTTGATGCGTTTTACGGGCAATTTTTCATCCACGCCAAAATTGATTTTTATGGTATCTTCAGGAACATTCAAATTCAGATAACCTTTCCCGGCATAATGACCGGAAAAAAACACTTGTAAATCTCCCGACAAAAGGTTGAGTTTTTGCCAGTCCAATAAACCGGCAAGCAGGTATACTTTTTCTGTCAATTTTGGGATGGTGTAATAATCATATACGGCGTCCACTGTATATTGATCCAGTTTTATAATTTTTTTTGAAGGGTATGCGGGTAGGTCTATTTTGGGTGAATACGAAAATTCAACATTCAATTGGCTCTCGAGAACCTGCAAATTTGACGATTTGATTGCCCCGGATTTATACCTTGCATTAGCTTCGTTTAATTCAACTTCATTTAACATTAAGGGCTTAGGTTCATTCAATACGTCTTTTTCACTTTTATAGTATTGTGGTTCAAAAAAATCAAGCCACCACGGGGATAATTGATTCACATGCAGATTGCCAGCGGGAAGAGATGATGAAAATGACACCTGTAGCTGATTGTAATCCATTCCCGTTTGGTTGTATATTTCGGCTTTAAATTTCAAATCTATTTTTTTGTCGGGGCCTTCAGAAGAAACGTCATAAACAGGTTTCCAAAATAAATTATGAGTTATGTAGCTCAATTCTATATGATACACTTTGGTTTGTTTCGCCGTTAATTCCAAAACGATTTCACCATAACTTTTTGCCAACCTGTTTTCAATTTGTTGTAGCTGAAGCAGTAGTTTTTGTTTTGTATTTTCCAATTCTTTCTTTTGCTCGTTGAGTGTATTTATTTTGGCTTCAATTTCCAAAGTTTTTTTGAAATAAAAATCCATCAAAGCAGCCAAATCGGTTGTGGTAATTTTAACATTGTCACCGGTAATTTTTTTATTTTGATCAATGATTTGACTTTGAACTTGCCATGACTTGAGTTCTTGTTGCAATTTACTTATTTGGGCCTCAATCAAATCGAGAGAATCCTTGGCACGTTTCCATTCTTTTGATTTTTCTTCTTCGGTCAAATAATGCCGGCGATAATCGACAGATAACAATTCCAAGTCATCCTGCAAATTCATCTGAATTGATTCATCCATCACGTTGGGACTTAAATGAGTAATTACAAGAGTGTTTTGTCCTGCCTGTAAAGTCACTTTAATGTTATGAAACATTTCGGACGCATTCAAATAAACCTTGGCAAAATGTGGCGGGTTTTTGACTCTTATTTCATTTTCGGCATTTAATTTTTTTTGAAAAGTGATACAAACCGAAAGTAAAAAAAGCAAACGGAATAATTTCATTAGATTATTTCTTTTTAACATTGGCCTTGATTGTCAACACGGTAGTGCTTGGTTCGGTATTGGCTACAATCGTAACTGTTTTTGTTTGTTGATTTTCTTGTTTTCCGGGACTGTAAACCACCTTTATCTCTCCCGTTCCTCCGGGTGGTATGGGTTCTTTAGGATATTCCGGAACCGTGCACCCGCATGATCCGTTGGCACTTTTGATAATCAATGGATTTTGACCGGTATTTTTAAATTTGAAAATATGCTCGTTTTGTGTGTCCTGATAAATATCTCCGAAATTATATTCGGTTTCTTCAAAAGCAATAGAAGTTTTAGGTGTATTATCCACCGTCTCTTGCTGATGATTGTGTTGATCAATGGGTTGAACGATTGGAGAGTTATCGGGAGACGATGAAGGAGGTGTAATGGCAACATTGCTCACCGGATGTTCCTCATGATCATTCTGACGGTCAAAATAGAACACATCTGCCATGACTGTGATGGTAATCAAGGCAAGTAATCCTAATTTTACGTTTTCTCTTACTTCAGCTTTCATATTTTCAAAATTTTACAAGTTTTTATTTATATGACAATTTCATTTCGTCAAATAGTTTGGAATTCACCACCTCTACACCTTTTAAATAAATGGGATTCAAATCGTTGATGATATAAAAGTAAGCGTAATTTCCATATAAATGCCGGGCTATATTTGCCTTTAACTGCATGGCTATCCATCGGTCTGAAATTTTCATTTGGTCTTGATTGGGTTCCAATTTTTTTTCTTCTGCAAATTTATATAACTCTTTTTGAATGGGAGCCATGTCTGCATTGGATTTAAACGTTTGCATGTCGGGATATGATTTTAATAATTCCTCTCTTTTTTTGTCGATATAATTCAAAACAAAATCATTCAAAATTCCTTTTCTGACCAAATCGGAATAATACTTAGAATAACCGGAAGTATCAATTGGAACAAAAACATCGGGTACGATTCCTCCTCCACCATACACGACACGTCCGGCCGGTGTTTTGAATTTTAGCGAATCAGGCAATTTTATTTTGTCCGAATCATTTAATTCTCCCGATTTCATCCGTTCATAGATTTCGCTACGGTATTTGTTGATATTTTCATCATAAGGTTTTTGTATGGAACGTCCGGTAGGAGTATAATATCTGCCGGTGGTCAGACGGATAAACGAACCATCGGCCAAAGCATAAGGACGTTGCACCAAACCTTTTCCAAATGAACGCCTTCCCACGATCAATCCTCGATCCCAGTCCTGAATGGCTCCGGATACAATTTCACTTGCCGAGGCAGACCCTTCGTCGATCAAAACCACCAGTTTCCCTTTTTCAAATACTCCCTTGTTGATGGCTTTATATTCTTCTTTCGGATGATGAGCTCCAAGTGTATAAACTATCAGTTTATTGTTATCGAGAAATTCATCGGCGAGTTGTACGGCTGTATTGAGATATCCACCGCCATTGCCCTGAAGGTCTAGGATGAGGTTTTCCAACCCTTGTTTCTTTAATTTTTCCATTGCTTCGCGAAACTCCTTGTCTGTTTCTTTAGCAAAACGGGAAATTTTAACATATCCGGTTTTTTTGTCTATCATATAAGCTGCATCAACGCTGTATATAGGAATTTTATCGCGGGTGATGACAAAATCTATCAATTCGGGATTTCCTGCCCGCATGATGCTAACTTTCACTTTTGTTCCTTTTGGTCCTCGTAGTTTTTTCACCACATCCCGATTGGTTAATTTTATTCCGGCAAAAACGGTATCGTTAACCTTAATAATTTTATCTCCTGCTCTAATTCCTAAAATTTCCGAGGGGCCTCCTATGATGGGGTGAACAACCATGACTGTATCTTGCAATATTTGAAATTCAATTCCAATTCCTTCAAAATTACCTTCAAGTGGCTCATTCATGGCCTGCACCTCTTCTTTGGGTATATAAACCGAATGAGGATCGAGACTTTCGAGCATGCCTACAATGGCTTTTTCGGCCAATTTTCCGGGATCTACCGTATCTACATAACCATTTTCAATGTAATATAAAACCGTTTCAATCTTACGAATACTCTCATGATGACTCATCTGGGCCAAAACCAACCCACAAGCCATCCAACCTAATATAGAAATAACTATTCTTTTCATATCTTAAAATAAGCCCAAAGATAAGCAATATCCCTGCGGAGTATGTATAAAAAATTCAACTTAAGTTCTTAAAAATATCAAAGACCTAACAATGATTTTAATTTTTGCAATTGAGTATCGATGATCCTGCCTAATTCATCCTCTTCATCGGGCATTACGTAATCTATAAACCGCAATGATGATTCTTTGGTCAGATCATCTTGAGTGATAATTAATTCAAAAAAATATTCTGTGCCTGTATATTTTTCCCATTGGAATTTGACAAAACTATCTCTTTTCTTGTCTATCAAACGTGCTTTTTCACACTCATCATCCCAATAAAAACTATATTCGTCTCCGTTGATATTGACATCTTCAGCAAACCATTTGGACAAACCCCCGGGAGTTGATATAAAATTATACAAAAGCTTGGGTGATACTTTTACGACTATTTCTTTTTCTATCTTCACAGGTGTCATATATGTTTTTTTTAAATCGGTTGCAAATTAATGTTTTATTTTGAATTTATGCATCTTTTTTTGTTAACTATTTGATTGTTCTTCAATCAATAAATCATTCAACCACAAGTTTAATTGTGTGGAAATTTTATGAAAATATCTTTTGTTGCGATATGCTCCCACCCAACGTATGCCCTGAATGGCATTGGTTAAAAATACTTCATCAGCTTGAAGTAAAGCTGTGGGGCTGAAAGAACCTTCAACGACATTCATTTTTTGCGAGCGGGCTAAATCAATGATGACACTTCTCATGATGCCGTTTACCGGAAAGTCATCCAGCGAAGGTGTATAGATTGTATTGTTTTTTACCAAAAAAAGATTGGAATGTATACTTTCACATAAATGAAATTTTTCATTCAACAAAATCAACTCATCCAGGCGCCTGTTGTTTTTTTCGACTCCGGCCAATACATAAAACAAAGCACTACCGGTTTTGAAATAAGACAAAGGTGTATATTTCTTTACCGGACCTGTTGACAGGTCGACCACCACCCCCTTTTCATTAAAGTGATAATAGTTGTGCTCATATGGTTCGGCCTCTATTAGAAAAGACTTTGTATTGGTTTCCGGAATATAAAACCCTCCTTCGTTTCTAAATACTGTCAATCTTATTCTGCCACCTTGGGTTATTTGATTGCGTTCAAGTAATTGCAAAATCAGTTCTGTTATTGAAGCCAATGTAAAACCCTCGGTTGGTTCGTAATGCAAAATTTTTTTTGCCTCTTGTAATCTTTGAAAATGTAAAGGTA from the Vicingaceae bacterium genome contains:
- a CDS encoding aminotransferase class IV, coding for MFVVYNGEFYPADEPLFTGKNRSFRYGDSVFESIRVVNGRPMFLPLHFQRLQEAKKILHYEPTEGFTLASITELILQLLERNQITQGGRIRLTVFRNEGGFYIPETNTKSFLIEAEPYEHNYYHFNEKGVVVDLSTGPVKKYTPLSYFKTGSALFYVLAGVEKNNRRLDELILLNEKFHLCESIHSNLFLVKNNTIYTPSLDDFPVNGIMRSVIIDLARSQKMNVVEGSFSPTALLQADEVFLTNAIQGIRWVGAYRNKRYFHKISTQLNLWLNDLLIEEQSNS
- a CDS encoding hypothetical protein (possible pseudo, frameshifted) translates to MFYRFFLRPLLFLLYPEYAHHLTMGIMSWAVNTPFLKHLIKKKFKNNYYDKPLSIKNLTFDNHLGLAAGFDKNAQYLHVWEALGFGHVEIGTVTPRPQKGNPKPRLFRLPSDEAMINRMGFNNDGVDVVVERLKNYRKKGKVGHRRKYWKKQNNSQ
- a CDS encoding hypothetical protein (possible pseudo, frameshifted) — protein: MQNENFLKELVNVYRAIEKNKQKTKPIFVKIAPDLNEDQAIEMADAAIRLNIDGLVVSNTTLDRTGLKTPVQKLEKIGSGGLSGKPLFQRSTHLLREIKKYAGERLILIGCGGIFSGNDACSKLDAGADLVQIYTGFVFQGPALLNDILKKTSRYGKSTI
- a CDS encoding peptidase S41 — protein: MKRIVISILGWMACGLVLAQMSHHESIRKIETVLYYIENGYVDTVDPGKLAEKAIVGMLESLDPHSVYIPKEEVQAMNEPLEGNFEGIGIEFQILQDTVMVVHPIIGGPSEILGIRAGDKIIKVNDTVFAGIKLTNRDVVKKLRGPKGTKVKVSIMRAGNPELIDFVITRDKIPIYSVDAAYMIDKKTGYVKISRFAKETDKEFREAMEKLKKQGLENLILDLQGNGGGYLNTAVQLADEFLDNNKLIVYTLGAHHPKEEYKAINKGVFEKGKLVVLIDEGSASASEIVSGAIQDWDRGLIVGRRSFGKGLVQRPYALADGSFIRLTTGRYYTPTGRSIQKPYDENINKYRSEIYERMKSGELNDSDKIKLPDSLKFKTPAGRVVYGGGGIVPDVFVPIDTSGYSKYYSDLVRKGILNDFVLNYIDKKREELLKSYPDMQTFKSNADMAPIQKELYKFAEEKKLEPNQDQMKISDRWIAMQLKANIARHLYGNYAYFYIINDLNPIYLKGVEVVNSKLFDEMKLSYK